DNA from SAR324 cluster bacterium:
CCATGTCAATGGAAAGGCTGTCCGCTCCTGTGGAGAAACCCTTGAAGAAGTAGCCGGGAAAAACATCATTACAATCGAGGGACTCTCTGAAGATAATCAACATCCTGTTCAGCGTGCTTGGGCAGAGATTGATGTTCCTCAATGTGGCTATTGTCAACCAGGATTTATCATGGCGACAGCAGCTTTTATTAAGATGATGCCAGAGCCCGAGGATCAAATGATTGACCGCCTCCTAA
Protein-coding regions in this window:
- a CDS encoding 2Fe-2S iron-sulfur cluster-binding protein gives rise to the protein HVNGKAVRSCGETLEEVAGKNIITIEGLSEDNQHPVQRAWAEIDVPQCGYCQPGFIMATAAFIKMMPEPEDQMIDRLLTNICRCGTYNQVRAAIHRAAEIQKEEA